The genomic DNA tttttatatataacaaaaatataaataaatatatatttatatatcagttTGCttgtgacaaaattttaaaaaagttaaataagagtttaaataagttaataaacaatacaattaattatcaaaatcaaacatttataatttttaaaacatttttagtaCGTCTCGACTGCTTTCTCTTACCTAGCCACGTTTCGAGTTATACTTGAGGAAGATGATTGATTATACGATGCGGATACacttagtaaaataaaatatttcttgtataataattatatctatcaattattaaaaagtggatttctaaaaaataagatctgcatattatagtaatatataataaattatataaattcttcctCCATCTATATCATATTACTATCGATTTGAATTTGCTTTACCTTATGTCAAGTAGTGCGCTTGTTATAATAGCTTGTATTATCACGAGAAACTCTGTAATTCCGCTTCGTTGCTAATTATAGTACATTGTGttggatttaattattactagaCAGTTATGTATgctattatattgcaattacaTAAACGCAATGTAGCATCTGGAAGTGCCTGTCAGTTTGAACCAATGTTAGGTTcgatgattaattaatgactTCTTATGTGGTGGGAAAAGCATTTCAAGACGAAGTGTTTGATCAATACGGATGGAAATTATTCTTCTGTAAAGACAATTTTGTAGGTAATAATCAATCGTAGCAACTAAGATTGTCAGCAGTTTCGCATAAATGCTGTTTTGCTGCAATATTATACGTGAAACTTCTCTCGAAGtctgatataataatctgtctgtgtaataatcttaataagaAATGAGCAATTTAAGTGTCTTACAAATAGGCTCCCGCATTTCCGAAAGTAAAACAACTTTTGCAACTTCGAAAGGTATCAGTGcttcgaattatttttaacatatgtgACTTATGAAaacattgcataaaaataattgcataaaaatatcaaaattaaagaaacttgcaatattaaaactaGATTTTGTCAATACttacaaattgtatttaattatattattattttttcaatatttgaattttgaaagaCTAGTTTATAGAAGAGTAATCAGTGTCATctaaatagtataaatataaatttaaattaaaaaatataaatataaatttaatttttttaatagaatatcacACACATTGAAATCTCTCAAAAATCGATGTTCCGAATATAGgatataataagtaatgttgtttatattttatgcaatacatatacaatgcTTGGCGCCTTACGACAGTGTCATTACAGTGTTTAcacgaataaataatgttatgcaAAGATAATTAACGTTCATATTACGCCTACTTGAATGTCCATTGTGAGTTGCCGAAACACTTTCGTGTGTTATTATGGAGAATAAAATAACGCTGGGTAAAATATTCGTGtttttgagaatatatttgacattcgCATGCTGTTGGCCACTGCCATCAAACGCGACGAAACGTCAAAGACTCCTTCGCACtgcttttcgatatttttgttgCGCAAATGCAATGACACTTATCGTTGCGATGGCATGGACTCTCTATAAACACAGCGACGACGTGCTACTTGTGATGAAATTAGGATGCCAATTGAGCGCCGTCTCCCAAGCTCCGTTACAACTGATACTTTTTGCGTTGCAGGATAAACGTTTGCAGGTATAAGACACTCATGTATACatctattgtaaaaaaagacgcgttcttttttgtgaattactaacaataatttttccaaaagatGGTTGATGATTAATCGTAagataaaaagacaaaatttacatttttaaaaaaataattaaaattatttttttaccatttttaattttaataatttttatttttctaaaatgtatgtcctaaattgtaaaatatttatgtgtacgtataattaaatttatttgtctcataaaataattttttaaacagttatttttatattctatgcgctatcttttgcaattttcccgtatataatcaaatagataagattaaaaaaattacaaatcgaTGCtggacataaaatataattttaatactttcataataatatcatttataaaacagtaatgtaattattaatattaattttgacaaatatgcAGTATATTGTTTCGGAAATGGAGAATTATTACAAGCAAgcgcaaaaatatgaaaaagaaatttttcaacaatatgtTGATAAATGCATACTATTTTATGGTAAGTATAACTGATATATAAcgtatgattatttatatatttcatataaacttCTCTCTTATCTCCAATTAATTGAGTGCACCTTTTGCGcgttaaaacaaattaaaaatacattaaataaaatatttaaatctttattcatatatttataattaatataaaaatttttcatatatttatattattaaaataatgtcctaacttttatttatatcttacacatacatttatatgtatacgtgtacatacatatacatgcatatttgCTACAGGTATTATTCTTTGCTGGCTGGCACTGACAGGTATTAGCGTGATAGCCGCACCATTATTTACGTTGCAACCGTTTCCCAGTGAAGCAGAATACCCATTCGATGTACAATATCAACCATTGAAAACTCTCATCTACGCACATCATATATTGACTGCTTATCAAAGTGTGATACAAGTTAGCGCTAATACTTTTCCTGCTCTTCTACTTTGGTTTGTGGCAGCCAGGTTCCATATTTTGTCCATTCGATTTCGTACAATTACGAATATGAAAGAGCTCAAAAAGTATACACaagaacattatatattactcaagtatgtaaaattatatatgaaaagaaatatagcattatatagttattaccaagagataattttattctctattgCAACCAGCGAATTAaaatctcttatttatattaatatttatctaatgaGTGATTGATGGGTAAATTTACCAAGAAGTTGGAACAACCGGCTCTAAGAGTATTACTAGAGTTATGggcaatatttatacatttttattaaaagaattatgtacacatatatttttgtttaatttcctagctttcttctaattttcttCAGACTcgaattttttagttttcaatttattgtgagttttcattattactatatcaatttaacaaattttgaaatttcgcACATCTACTTAACTATTTtctaactaaaaatatataaaatatgaaatattgccCATACATTAAtcgtatattaatttcacaataatatcaattaaaaattaatacaattatattttctgaatatGAATATCCTTTTGCAGATATGCAAAAGAAGTGACGTTTGCCGTACGTTATATAGCACTATTATGCGTAACTTTCAGTACTGGTGCTGTAATATTCGGTTATCTTACCTTTATGAGcgtaagtaatatatattgtaacgaGAATTATTACGCATTCTGCGTAAAAAATTTGCGTTCTCTATAAAATTGcacaattttacatttaatgaaattttatgaaaagcaCATTATCTCTTCTAATTACATGCATATAtccatgaaatttattaaaataaaatttgtttaatgtataatataattacatatgttattatatatgtttacatatacaatattattttatcctgATATTTGCACATAATAGCGTCAACCATGGTCAGTAAAATGGACGTTCCTTATGATATCTTTTTGCGGCTTTGTAGAACTTTATATGTATGCCTGGCCAGCTGATAATGTAATGAGCACGgttagttatttaaaaaatgtggattgtacaatattataaatattatatatatatatatatatatatatatatatatatatatatattatactatatagatgtatataatatatttcaattaacgtgtttttcaaaaatttttattagagtaGTGACATTGCGATTGCCGCCTATAATTCACTATGGTACAACAATGATTTGACCACGCGAAAGATTTTAGTACATGTTATACGAAGAAGTCAACATCCCGTCACTATTTCAATTCCATGTGCATTACCAAATTTATCTATGAATTATTACGCGTCGgtaagagaatattttctaacaattattttttgatgtttattatatattgcatgataaatataagaattgcTTTAAATAATGGTTTATTTCtgagattttttttgaaatgaatAATCGCCGTTATTAGAAGTACTTAGaattataagttaataatataggtttttttcttttattgttttagtATATCTCAACTGTTTTTTCATACATGGCATTTGTGCGTCTTATAATGGGTCAAGAgtagaagaaaaaagttttaactATAGTAAAACTTTGCGCAgttgtatttttatgaaatgtcTGCTATGTTATAGGATTGcaggattataataatacttgcACATTAAAAGATTCCGAAGAGATAGCTTTATAATTTCCATCTCTTTTTGCCGCACCTTTTTACTCGCGTGAATTGGtcgactttttaaaattaatttcttattaattattgcgaaaactATAAAACGAtagaa from Cataglyphis hispanica isolate Lineage 1 chromosome 21, ULB_Chis1_1.0, whole genome shotgun sequence includes the following:
- the LOC126857323 gene encoding odorant receptor 22c-like, with the protein product MENKITLGKIFVFLRIYLTFACCWPLPSNATKRQRLLRTAFRYFCCANAMTLIVAMAWTLYKHSDDVLLVMKLGCQLSAVSQAPLQLILFALQDKRLQYIVSEMENYYKQAQKYEKEIFQQYVDKCILFYGIILCWLALTGISVIAAPLFTLQPFPSEAEYPFDVQYQPLKTLIYAHHILTAYQSVIQVSANTFPALLLWFVAARFHILSIRFRTITNMKELKKYTQEHYILLKYAKEVTFAVRYIALLCVTFSTGAVIFGYLTFMSRQPWSVKWTFLMISFCGFVELYMYAWPADNVMSTSSDIAIAAYNSLWYNNDLTTRKILVHVIRRSQHPVTISIPCALPNLSMNYYASYISTVFSYMAFVRLIMGQE